A stretch of DNA from Cannabis sativa cultivar Pink pepper isolate KNU-18-1 chromosome X, ASM2916894v1, whole genome shotgun sequence:
tAATTTTGTTATAAGTTGTGTGCAAAAAAGTTATGAGATTTTTAAAAGGAAATTACaagtctataccctttttatattattctcttttatttttaccctcttttttaaaatctatcatttttacctcttttttaaaacattgtaccaattttacctctgtcacttcaaaatactctccatgtgactctcttatgtcagggtattttgggtacaatacatataaaaagaggtatgtttcaaataaatataaaattagaggcaaatttaattaattgattaataaaagaggtatttttcaacttaccccattTTTAAAAGTACCCTTTTTCTAAATATAGTTTTTATTACAAAAAGTATGGTCTTTCAAGAGTATACTTCACATCTACCCAatatcaacaaaaaaatatacggtctttatataaatatttttaaactcatatccaaaaaaataaaagcacTATTTTTGAAGCTTTAATCGGAAggaggaaaaaaaataagaataatgtAAAGAAGAATGAGAATCATAACATAATTTGTATAAAGTTCACACAATTGTTTATTTAGTATTTTAATCTCAAAGTTATTGTTGGGATACTTTGTTCTTGAATTTATGTTCTATCATTGTAATTTGGCTATTGCATGATATCTCCTCTTTTAAAACCATTGAATGAAAGTTCATTTCCCtttaataagaagaaaaatattgcGTGTCTTCTTGTGAATGTAGGTCATCTTAGAGTTCTCATACATTCCTTTGAATTGTTATAAGAGTAAATTGCACATTTTATAGGTTTGTATACAATGTATGTAAAcatatggtatttttaaaaaaagctattttattgaaaaaattcaaaaattcaaaaaatatatatgtacatgaAAAGATAATTAAGAGTAACTAGTTACCTTATACTATTTTCTCTATAATTTTTTAGGAAATAAAACTCcggtaaaatatatatatctatatatatatatctatatatatatattttgaacttttttcagttttaactaaaaaaaaaacaatattacaaaaatacttctagctggccaaaaaaataaatatatagccaaaataaaagaaattacatAAATACCACTGACACACACCATCAACCCAAAATTCATGCTTCATGGGCAACTATCGCGCAACCACGCACAACCCAACGCAaccgaaacgaaaattcaaccaGAAAGAGAACTACCATTAATTCCGGCGACTTCACCTGAGAAAACgaccagaatcaatcaaaacagtGGCTGTTttgaattcataaaaaaagtgtagaaaaactaccatgaaactaaaattcaaccggAAATCTagtttaatttgtataaaattaatgTCCCgacttcaatttttagatccaTGAAAGGCATATCTCAAAAAGTTAAACTGTAGTTtccaaacaatccaactcaagtataatccaaaaaaaaattacaaatactatagtaaaatatttatcatgGTGTATTTTCgttgttttctaaatttctaatggtgaatttgttcttattaaatcataaagagacatatagatagagttacgtacgtggaaacactattctgatttttaatatttcataacagttgcattacagttgtataaatattttgctaacagttagttcgtctgattgaaactttcgtctgatgcaaccttcggccaaccacctAGAAACTTTCGtttgattgaaaccttcgtctgatgcaatcTTCGACTAACCACCCTccaaccatcgtctgattgaaactttTGTTTGATGCGACCACAACGCAACCATGCAGCAACCACCCTGCAACCATCGTCTAATTGAAACCTTCGTTTGATGCAACCACCGCACACCACGCAGCAATCACCTTGCAACTATCGTCTGATTGGGTAAGTGATAATATAagaggtattttggtaattaaaattacataaaaggtataaatgttgtcCACACCTTatggaagtatttttgtaaataaagtatCAATTTTATacatgtaataatttttttttttttttacattttcatttttataaacTTGTGATTTAAAacctagaaaaataaaaatttcccTTATTATAATTGACAAAATATTGAATTATCATTTAAAAAGAGAAAAGGATAACTAAAAAAGATTGAAATCATTCCACAAACAAAATCAACATGTGTAAACAATAATTAaagaagataatttttttatttgattataatgAAATGATATAGACATAGAATCATGGTGAAAATCACACAACTTCACCAAAAAACCAACAATAACAACAAACAACATTaaattacaaatataataaatgggcctaaatattACAAATCATATCGCACTGCCTCTCCCCTAGCTCAAAATCACTCAATGAGCAAGCAACAAAGCTGCCAAAACAAGTGAACCCCCAATGACCTTCATGTTACCGACTAAGCCGGTAGCTGCGCTAGGTGGCGATTTCTCGGTGGTGGGGGGAGTGTCAGGGGTGGCAGGCGAGCCACCGGGGGTGGAGGGAGTGGAAGGAGTGGATGGAGTGGAAGGAGTGGATGGAGTGGATGGAGTGGAAGGAGTGGATGGAGTGCCAGAAGCCTTTACATCAACTTGAAGCTTCATGCCATTACCACAGTGGCCAGCAGTAGGGCAAATGAAGTACCTTGAACCAGCTTTGTCAAGAGTAATGGTAACAGTTGTTCCACCATGGGATTTTAGTACATTTGAGGTACCACATGAAGCATAATCACTTGCGTCAACTTCATCAACTTTGTGGCTTGTGTCGTAGTTGAACACttttcaataaaataacaaagtaatttattagaaaaaaaaaaatcaacaaatacAATATAAGAAATATCACAAATGTTACTTTCATTGTTAAACAATTTTCATGCTTATGATTCAAtgcaaataataattattattatatataaaatgtttgtttaatttaaatatgttctcaTTATTTGTTGAGTGTTTACATATATATTCGATACTCTGTATTTCATTTAAATAtaagtttcatattttgtatttttaataatacttatttggtattatgtattttaaaatatatttggtaCTATAAACTTAAATTTATTTGATCAAAATTTATTAATGCAATCaaactatttttaattttaattttatgaattctaaagtaaaatttaattattaaattcaatATAACTGAAAACTATTTagtcaaataataaaattgtattaattaaattttattttagaatatTAGATATGTATAATTTCAAGATACAAAATACTAAGTATTATTAAAGATATAAAATACTAaagatatttttcaagataCAGAATATGAATATATTCCTGATTAATTTGACATAAGGTTCATTATATTAGAATACTTTCATGTCTACTTTCATGTCTATCTGTATACTCATTCATAGACTTGGGGGTATGAGTGGAATTGTCTTACTTTTTGACACATTTGACATTATTCAATATATGATGAATTTATTGTCCAAAGTAATTATAATGGCAAAATTACTTAAAACTTAAGCATATATTGTTTTTAAgcaaattttgttttaatataacaAAAGTTTTAAGCTATAGCTATATGGCTgtaatttttcttgaaaaaaaatttaattgtaaaaattaatatttattttattgggGTGGTATATAGTCCCCTTTCGTAGTATAAGTAATAATTTAGGTAATTACGTATCAAATTTAAGAGTTGTTACGAAAGAATCTTTCCAACAACTACATGGGTGGTCCAAAAAATAACTAacacaataatttaataaaaaatttacatatatataacaaattatGACATAGTGTGAGTTGTCAcgtttaattatttagtgaaaaatgttagaaaataatttaatcacataattaattattgagATAATAAGGTATGACAATATATTAATacacatataaaaaaatttaaatgaataaatacccaacttttttaattaagtcAAAATTGgcatatgtaatatataatttgaaagataatatatataaatatatacattttttgtcAGAGAACTCATTGgtttatataagaaaaaaaaagattagaatTTATGGAATCtttcaatattattatatatcaagtccaaaattaaatgtataaaatattatagagACTGTTAATCTcacttcaattatttttatgggGTGATAATTAATTTATCAAATTACGACATAAAgtaaaaatatgtaatatttttttttataccgGAGAAACAAATTTGAGACCTtctatttttgaagaaaaatgtgAAATCATTAACATCACtatatttttctcttttatttcCCATAATAATTATAaggttatataaaattaaattgagatttttacttttctctGTACAATATATTACATTTGGGTACACTAAGGTGTAATATTAGAAAAGAATTAGAACAAAATTCAAATGTTCATTAATTATTACTtaatttaccttttttttttcattatatgatgaccatagtttaattattgctcaataaataaaataaaattggcaATAATTTAATACCTAAAACCAAAATTTGttggattaataaaaaaaacacttaAAAAAAACCCACGGAAAAAAAAATGCATCTTGTGTAATGCTAATTAAAGAGTTTCACAgtctaaaaataattattttattgtaaatttcGAAGAAAAATAAATCGTTCCAAAGAAAGTTTTATTTGTGGTGGCTAGCatccttaatttattttttttctttaaaaaaaaataataagaaaaaaagagagttctTACCAAGAGTGTCACCCACTGAAAATGTCTTATCAGCAGCCCAAGTAACATAGTCACCGCCGTTGGTCCAGCCGGAGCTGCCACCAACAACGTAATTTGCTGCATAGGCAGCCGGAGCGGCCATCAAGAGAACTAGGAGAGCTGCTGCCATGGCTGCCATATTTTTTGTGTTTGAAAGAAATAgtaatagaaagaaagaaaagagagaaaataatattgatgttgATGAATAAGAGTATTGGTTTCTAAGCTTGTAATGTGTTATATAGACAGCTCAAAAagcttataataataaaaataatatcaattaTGTATGTGTGTAAGGAAGATGTCAATTCAAATCATGCTTCAATAAAATATAGATATGGAAAAGTTAGTCAGTCACCTACCAAAACCCCTTAGTTAGGCTTTAtccttttatttattgtttttattccAAGTTTGCATTTGTGTACTACTCCGACggctatattttatatattattattattgtaagtaattttttttcatgattgaTTATAGGGAAATTatttggggtaagttgaaaaatgcctcttttattaatcaattaatcaaatttgcctctaattttatatttatttgaaacatacctctttttatatgtattgtacccaaaataccctgacataagagagtcacgtGGAGAGTATATTGAAGTgataggggcaaaattggtaccatgtttaaaaaaagaggtaaaaatgatagactttaaaaaagagggtaaaaatgaaagaggacaatataaaaagatatagagtgtaatttcctcaaatTATTtcatgtattattttttaattatttttaccttaaatttacagtttgggttgctttaataatttttacGTAGGTTGCTATATAAATTTTTGATATGATTTAAATTGTTATGTTAGTTGCTATGagaatttttatgtaaaatttagtaaaaaattattttaaagtataaaaataaaaaaatctcttaattatattatttcgcATAGCATTGTGTGGTTAGCTACTATTAAAATTAATCATACATATTTCtactataatataatattggcCCAGAACTGTTCCACAtatatattagtataattataaGTGTTTGTCTGAAAGGTTAaagaatatatatgtatgtacatACATaaacattatatataaaatatatggaAGATTATTGAGCTGACCATCTGGAATCAtacttgctttttttttttttttttttgggtgtgTCTCTACCTAATGTAATTCAGAGGCTATTATTAATTGGTTCTATTCGCTGTGATtttggattattattaaattttgaattaatcATATCTTCCAATTATAATATTGTACAAGTGTTTTTATAGtggtttaatttaattattaactagttaTTCCTAAAAAAACAGTTATAATTAATAAGAGAAACAATATATATTCTAACTATGTTTTAGATCTAgacattattattaatttgagaTTAAATTATTGAGCGGTCCCGACCACTAATCATACACTTTGATAGATCTACAACTCATCACTACTTTTATAcatatatgttgtatgttgtaccactaaaaaaaaaatataacatctTAGTAActtttatttacaataatatacttgttattaaaaagtaatatttGGTTATTTTGCTATTAgtgaatattgttatttttatttttgccatatttaattaatacaaatattttatattatttatatatatcttgaTTGAAATGTATTTacaataatatacatatatgttttgttattattttagagGATTAACTTTCACATTAGAATTGAAAGAAAGTCACATTATATATCACTGTAAATAATTTGAGAGCTACTTCTAACGAAATTATTAGGGACAcaataatttataaatcaaaatttgagaaaaaaaaatcttaaataactaatttttactGGAAAAATCAAATCATGAGACAAAATAATATTTGGGGATaaaaatcttaaataactatatataaatacaaattagttaatttttctcgaaaagaagaaaaataattaattctattattaTATAGATTAAGTAAACTAATTTGAATATATCTTAAATACAAATGatatattctatatataattattaattaggttAATAAAGTTAAATAGTTCTGCCGTCTATTTGGAATTCATACCTGGTACATACTACtacttattattaaatatatatatgcatataattaTGATAAATAAACTCACCAATTTATTTATGTGgtcaattttttcaaatttacatagaaattttatatattaattatgaaaaagacTAAACTAACCCGGAAAAGATCAAACAAGGTTAGGTGGGAGACATTTTGAGTACATATGCATTGACCAAAACTAACTACTACAATAGCCAatctattataataataataataataataataataataataataataataataataataataataataataataataataataataataatgatttttgtcccttaaattttaacatgtattaaattatgcattctaaacttttttggtcgttaaaaattctctctgaattattgagattgttagattcaaggacttttatctaaattcaattttttttatttcagtaattgtttatgtactaaaccatgctccccagactttgatatctatcaaatcatgtccctcgaattttgacatgtattaaatcatgccctCTAAACTTTC
This window harbors:
- the LOC115710070 gene encoding uclacyanin-3: MAAMAAALLVLLMAAPAAYAANYVVGGSSGWTNGGDYVTWAADKTFSVGDTLVFNYDTSHKVDEVDASDYASCGTSNVLKSHGGTTVTITLDKAGSRYFICPTAGHCGNGMKLQVDVKASGTPSTPSTPSTPSTPSTPSTPSTPSTPGGSPATPDTPPTTEKSPPSAATGLVGNMKVIGGSLVLAALLLAH